A single genomic interval of Dromiciops gliroides isolate mDroGli1 chromosome 1, mDroGli1.pri, whole genome shotgun sequence harbors:
- the LOC122735436 gene encoding RNA guanine-N7 methyltransferase activating subunit-like, with protein sequence MTDTPDAVPNFEEMFASRFTEEYQEYLKRPADSPLIVEEWNSRSSGNQRNQLQDNRHFRGRDGRRGWPSDNRSNQWHERLWGNNYQQHRQEPYYHHQYGQYGYNQRPPYGYY encoded by the coding sequence ATGACTGATACTCCTGATGCTGTTCCAAATTTTGAAGAGATGTTCGCCAGTAGATTCACAGAAGAgtatcaagaatacctgaaacgCCCTGCAGATTCCCCTCTGATTGTTGAAGAGTGGAACAGTAGATCTAGTGGTAATCAAAGAAACCAGTTGCAAGATAACAGACACTTTCGAGGAAGGGATGGCAGGCGGGGTTGGCCAAGTGACAATAGATCTAATCAATGGCATGAAAGACTCTGGGGTAATAACTATCAGCAGCACAGACAAGAACCTTACTACCACCATCAGTATGGACAATATGGTTATAATCAACGGCCACCTTATGGCTACTATTAA